Proteins from a single region of Aerosakkonema funiforme FACHB-1375:
- a CDS encoding cytochrome P450, whose amino-acid sequence VNFYNTFVLSVGSDRTPASALTKVHTVSITFVRLLSPERAEHKKQEFSLIGFGGGPRICLGIAFAQMEMKIVAAHLLRNYTWELLPEQNLTLDAVPMLHPKDGLRVNFRRI is encoded by the coding sequence TGTCAATTTTTACAATACATTTGTACTATCCGTGGGTAGCGATCGCACTCCTGCAAGTGCCTTAACAAAAGTTCATACAGTGTCGATTACTTTTGTCCGACTACTTAGCCCAGAACGCGCCGAGCATAAAAAACAAGAGTTTAGCTTAATAGGGTTTGGCGGTGGGCCGCGTATTTGTCTGGGCATCGCTTTTGCCCAAATGGAAATGAAAATTGTAGCGGCGCACCTGCTGCGTAACTATACCTGGGAATTGTTGCCCGAACAAAATCTCACCTTGGATGCGGTGCCGATGCTGCATCCCAAGGATGGGTTGCGGGTCAACTTTCGGCGCATTTAA